One window of Halopseudomonas maritima genomic DNA carries:
- the atpB gene encoding F0F1 ATP synthase subunit A, which produces MAGATASDYIKHHLQNLTYGKLPAGYERTDGTVLSQDTWTMAHGAQEASDMGFMAIHVDTIGWSLFLGALFLFIFRMAAKKATSGVPGGLQNFVEMMVEFVDQSVKETFHGRNKVIAPLSLTIFCWVFLMNFMDLIPVDFLPQLFSMAGVEYMKVVPTTDVNATLGMSLSVFALIIFYSIKVKGVGGFLGELTLHPFSSSNIFLKVLLIPVNLLLEGVSLLAKPVSLALRLFGNLYAGELIFILIALLPFWAQWALSVPWAIFHILIITLQAFIFMMLTIVYLSMAHEDSH; this is translated from the coding sequence ATGGCAGGCGCTACCGCATCAGATTACATTAAGCACCACCTTCAGAACCTGACCTACGGGAAACTCCCGGCCGGTTATGAGCGTACCGATGGTACTGTTCTGAGTCAGGACACCTGGACCATGGCTCACGGCGCTCAGGAAGCGTCCGACATGGGCTTCATGGCTATTCACGTAGACACCATCGGCTGGTCCCTGTTCCTCGGTGCGCTGTTCTTGTTCATCTTCCGCATGGCGGCCAAGAAAGCCACCTCCGGTGTGCCCGGCGGCCTGCAGAACTTCGTTGAAATGATGGTCGAGTTTGTCGATCAGAGCGTCAAGGAAACCTTCCACGGTCGCAACAAGGTGATCGCACCGCTGTCGCTGACCATCTTCTGCTGGGTCTTCCTGATGAACTTCATGGACTTGATCCCCGTCGACTTCCTGCCGCAGCTGTTCAGCATGGCCGGTGTCGAATACATGAAGGTCGTACCCACTACTGACGTCAACGCGACGCTGGGCATGTCCCTGTCGGTCTTCGCGCTGATCATCTTCTACAGCATCAAGGTCAAGGGCGTTGGCGGCTTCCTCGGTGAGCTGACCCTGCACCCCTTCTCCTCCAGCAACATTTTCCTGAAGGTCCTTCTGATCCCGGTCAACCTGCTGCTTGAAGGCGTCAGCCTGCTGGCCAAACCGGTCTCTCTCGCCCTGCGTCTGTTCGGTAACCTGTACGCCGGCGAGCTGATCTTCATCCTGATCGCTCTGCTGCCCTTCTGGGCTCAGTGGGCGCTGTCCGTGCCGTGGGCTATCTTCCACATTCTGATCATCACGCTGCAGGCATTCATCTTCATGATGCTGACCATCGTGTACCTCAGCATGGCGCACGAAGACAGTCACTGA
- the atpE gene encoding F0F1 ATP synthase subunit C codes for METVVGMTAIAVALLIGLGALGTAIGFGILGGKFLEGAARQPEMIPALQVKMFIVAGLLDAVTMIGVGIALFFTFANPFIAQVA; via the coding sequence ATGGAAACTGTAGTTGGAATGACCGCGATTGCCGTAGCACTGCTGATTGGCCTGGGCGCACTGGGCACTGCAATTGGCTTTGGTATCCTGGGTGGCAAATTCCTGGAAGGCGCAGCGCGTCAGCCTGAAATGATCCCCGCCCTGCAGGTGAAAATGTTCATCGTCGCCGGTCTGCTCGACGCCGTAACCATGATCGGTGTTGGTATCGCTCTGTTCTTCACCTTTGCCAACCCCTTCATTGCCCAAGTTGCTTAA
- a CDS encoding F0F1 ATP synthase subunit B, protein MNINLTILGQAIAFFIFVVFCMKYVWPPVIAALQERQKKIADGLAASDRAAKDLELTQEKSAQELRQAKEQAAALIEQANKRANQIVEGSKEDARKEGEKILAQAQAEIEQQRIKARDALRAEIAAIAVAGAEKILETSVDADKHGDMLNKLVAEL, encoded by the coding sequence GTGAACATCAATTTGACGATACTCGGTCAAGCGATCGCGTTCTTCATCTTCGTGGTGTTCTGCATGAAGTACGTGTGGCCTCCGGTCATCGCTGCTCTGCAGGAGCGCCAGAAGAAGATCGCAGACGGCCTTGCAGCCTCTGATCGCGCCGCCAAGGACCTGGAACTGACACAAGAGAAGTCAGCCCAGGAACTGCGTCAGGCAAAAGAGCAGGCCGCAGCACTGATTGAGCAAGCTAACAAGCGTGCCAACCAGATTGTTGAAGGCTCCAAAGAAGACGCTCGTAAAGAAGGCGAGAAGATTCTGGCTCAGGCCCAGGCGGAAATCGAACAGCAGCGCATCAAGGCCAGAGACGCTCTGCGCGCCGAAATCGCTGCCATCGCAGTGGCTGGCGCCGAGAAGATTCTGGAAACTTCTGTCGACGCTGACAAGCACGGTGACATGCTGAACAAGCTGGTAGCCGAACTCTAA
- a CDS encoding F0F1 ATP synthase subunit delta: protein MAELITLARPYAKAAFERAKAQQALAEWAEVLNAAGQVAADEATRQLLTDPGLAEQKKAEVILECTGQSVSEEQRNFLMILADNRRLALLPEIATLFNSFRAELERTIDINVSSAFELTDAQQQQLAQALSKKLDRNVRIDATLDKSLIGGLVVRTGDLVIDASVRGKLTKLAESLGS, encoded by the coding sequence ATGGCAGAACTGATTACGCTGGCCCGCCCCTACGCCAAAGCGGCATTTGAGCGGGCAAAAGCCCAACAGGCGCTGGCCGAATGGGCCGAGGTGCTGAACGCTGCTGGCCAGGTGGCCGCAGACGAGGCAACTCGCCAGCTGCTGACCGATCCGGGTCTGGCGGAACAGAAGAAAGCCGAGGTCATCCTCGAGTGCACCGGTCAATCGGTGTCCGAGGAGCAACGCAACTTTCTGATGATCCTCGCCGATAACCGCAGGCTTGCCCTGCTGCCCGAGATCGCGACGCTATTCAACAGCTTCCGAGCTGAACTTGAGCGCACCATCGACATCAACGTCAGTTCGGCTTTCGAGCTGACTGATGCACAGCAGCAGCAGCTTGCTCAGGCGCTGTCCAAAAAGCTCGATCGCAATGTGCGCATCGACGCGACGCTGGACAAGTCACTGATTGGTGGACTGGTTGTTCGCACCGGCGACCTGGTCATCGACGCCTCCGTGCGCGGAAAGCTGACCAAACTGGCCGAGTCGTTGGGCTCCTGA
- the atpA gene encoding F0F1 ATP synthase subunit alpha, whose translation MQQLNPSEISDIIKKRIEQLDISSQARNEGTILSVSDGIVRIHGLADVMYGEMLEFPEGVFGMALNLEQDSVGAVILGDYLGLAEGMTVKCTGRILEVPVGPELLGRVVNALGAPIDGKGDINANATDAVEKVAPGVIWRKSVDQPIQTGYKAVDAMVPVGRGQRELIIGDRQTGKTAMAVDAIINQKGSGVKCVYVAVGQKQSTIANVVRKLEEHDAMGHTVIVAASASDPAALQFLAPYAGCTMGEYFRDRGEDALIIYDDLSKQAVAYRQISLLLRRPPGREAYPGDVFYLHSRLLERASRVSEEYVEKFTNGAVTGKTGSLTALPIIETQAGDVSAFVPTNVISITDGQIFLESNLFNSGVRPAVNAGVSVSRVGGAAQTKIIKKLSGGIRTALAQYRELAAFAQFASDLDEATRKQLEHGQRVTELMKQDQYAPMSIAEMGVSLFAAEKGFLSDVEQNKVGAFEKAMIAYFKSEHADLLAKINEKGDYNDDIEAGIKAGIEKFKATQSW comes from the coding sequence ATGCAACAACTGAATCCATCAGAGATCAGTGACATCATCAAGAAGCGGATCGAGCAGCTCGATATCTCTTCTCAAGCACGCAACGAAGGTACGATTCTTTCCGTATCTGACGGTATCGTGCGGATTCACGGTCTCGCCGATGTAATGTACGGGGAAATGCTCGAGTTTCCCGAAGGCGTCTTTGGTATGGCACTCAACCTGGAGCAAGACTCCGTTGGTGCGGTAATCCTGGGCGACTACCTGGGTCTGGCCGAAGGCATGACCGTCAAGTGCACCGGTCGCATCCTGGAAGTGCCGGTTGGTCCGGAACTGCTGGGTCGCGTTGTTAACGCACTGGGCGCGCCGATCGACGGCAAGGGCGACATCAACGCCAACGCTACCGACGCGGTAGAAAAGGTTGCGCCGGGCGTGATCTGGCGTAAGTCGGTCGACCAGCCCATCCAGACTGGCTACAAGGCCGTCGACGCGATGGTTCCGGTAGGTCGTGGTCAGCGTGAGCTGATCATCGGTGACCGCCAGACTGGTAAGACCGCCATGGCCGTTGACGCCATCATCAACCAGAAAGGTTCCGGCGTTAAGTGTGTCTACGTCGCTGTTGGTCAGAAGCAATCGACCATCGCCAACGTGGTACGCAAGCTGGAAGAGCACGATGCCATGGGTCACACCGTGATCGTTGCCGCTTCTGCTTCTGACCCGGCTGCCCTGCAGTTCCTGGCGCCCTACGCCGGCTGCACCATGGGTGAATACTTCCGCGACCGCGGCGAAGACGCTCTGATCATCTATGATGACCTGTCCAAGCAAGCCGTTGCCTACCGTCAGATCTCCCTGCTGCTGCGCCGCCCGCCGGGCCGTGAAGCTTACCCGGGTGACGTGTTCTATCTCCACAGCCGTCTGCTGGAGCGCGCTTCCCGCGTTTCCGAAGAGTACGTCGAGAAGTTCACCAACGGTGCCGTAACTGGCAAGACTGGCTCGCTGACCGCTCTGCCGATCATCGAAACCCAGGCTGGCGACGTGTCCGCGTTCGTACCGACCAACGTGATTTCCATCACCGACGGTCAGATCTTCCTGGAGTCCAACCTGTTCAACTCGGGTGTCCGTCCGGCCGTTAACGCCGGTGTATCGGTATCCCGTGTAGGTGGTGCTGCGCAGACCAAGATCATCAAGAAGCTGTCCGGTGGTATCCGTACCGCACTGGCACAGTACCGTGAGCTGGCTGCATTCGCCCAGTTCGCCTCTGATCTGGACGAAGCCACCCGTAAGCAGCTGGAGCACGGTCAGCGTGTTACCGAGCTGATGAAACAGGACCAGTACGCGCCGATGTCCATCGCCGAGATGGGTGTCAGCCTGTTCGCAGCCGAGAAGGGCTTCCTGTCCGACGTCGAGCAGAACAAGGTCGGTGCTTTCGAGAAAGCCATGATTGCCTACTTCAAATCTGAGCACGCAGACCTGCTTGCCAAGATCAACGAAAAGGGCGATTACAACGACGATATCGAAGCAGGCATCAAAGCCGGCATCGAGAAGTTCAAGGCGACCCAGAGCTGGTAA
- the atpG gene encoding F0F1 ATP synthase subunit gamma: MAGAKEIRGKIASIKSTQKITSAMEKVAVSKMRKAQQRMTASRPYAERIQQVIGHLANANPEYRHAFMQEREVKRVGYIVVSTDRGLCGGLNTNLFKALVNSMKEWRDRNVETELCVIGSKGASFFRSYGGNVVAAISNLGEKPALNDLIGSVKVMLDGYNEGRIDRLYLVSNGFVNTMVQQPKVEQMIPLVPSEDEGAQKGSWDYLYEPDARELLDGLLVRYIESQVYQAVVENNACEQAARMIAMKNATDNAGELINNLQLIYNKARQAAITQEISEIVGGAAAV, translated from the coding sequence ATGGCAGGCGCAAAAGAGATTCGCGGCAAGATCGCGAGTATTAAAAGTACGCAGAAGATCACCAGCGCCATGGAAAAGGTGGCGGTCAGCAAGATGCGCAAGGCACAACAGCGCATGACGGCCAGCCGCCCGTACGCTGAGCGTATCCAGCAGGTGATCGGTCATTTGGCCAACGCCAACCCCGAGTACCGCCACGCGTTCATGCAAGAGCGTGAAGTCAAGCGTGTCGGTTACATCGTGGTGAGCACGGATCGCGGTCTGTGCGGCGGCCTGAACACTAACCTGTTCAAGGCTCTGGTCAACAGCATGAAAGAATGGCGTGACCGTAACGTCGAAACCGAACTCTGTGTTATCGGCAGCAAGGGCGCTTCCTTCTTCCGTAGCTACGGTGGCAACGTTGTCGCCGCGATCAGCAACCTGGGCGAAAAGCCTGCGTTGAACGACCTGATCGGTAGCGTCAAAGTGATGCTGGACGGCTACAACGAAGGACGCATCGACCGTCTGTACCTGGTCTCCAACGGCTTCGTCAATACCATGGTTCAGCAGCCCAAAGTGGAACAGATGATTCCGCTGGTGCCTTCCGAAGACGAAGGCGCACAGAAAGGCAGCTGGGACTATCTGTACGAGCCCGATGCCCGGGAACTGCTTGATGGACTGCTGGTGCGGTACATCGAGTCCCAGGTCTACCAGGCTGTGGTCGAAAACAATGCCTGTGAACAGGCAGCCCGGATGATCGCGATGAAGAACGCGACTGACAACGCCGGTGAGCTCATCAACAATCTGCAGCTCATCTACAACAAGGCTCGTCAGGCAGCGATCACGCAGGAAATTTCGGAAATCGTCGGCGGCGCCGCCGCGGTTTGA
- the atpD gene encoding F0F1 ATP synthase subunit beta — protein sequence MSSGRIVQIIGAVIDVEFPREDVPKVYDALQVTDKGLTLEVQQQLGDGIVRTIAMGTTEGVKRGLTVSNTGAAISVPVGVKTLGRIMDVLGNPIDEAGPIGEEERWGIHRAAPSYDEQAGSNELLETGIKVIDLVCPFAKGGKVGLFGGAGVGKTVNMMELIRNIAIEHSGYSVFAGVGERTREGNDFYHEMKDSNVLDKVALVYGQMNEPPGNRLRVALTGLTMAEKFRDEGRDVLLFIDNIYRYTLAGTEVSALLGRMPSAVGYQPTLAEEMGVLQERITSTKTGSITSIQAVYVPADDLTDPSPATTFAHLDATVVLSRDIASLGIYPAVDPLDSTSRQLDPLVIGQEHYDVARGVQYVLQRYKELKDIIAILGMDELSEEDKQLVARARKIQRFLSQPFFVAEVFTGAPGKYVPLKETIRAFGGILKGEFDHLPEQAFYMVGTIDEAIEKAKKL from the coding sequence ATGAGTAGCGGACGTATCGTTCAAATCATCGGCGCTGTCATCGACGTGGAATTCCCGCGCGAAGACGTGCCGAAGGTATATGACGCGCTGCAGGTGACTGACAAGGGTCTGACCCTGGAAGTCCAGCAGCAACTGGGTGATGGCATCGTACGTACCATCGCCATGGGTACCACTGAAGGTGTCAAGCGCGGTCTGACCGTGTCCAACACCGGTGCAGCCATCTCCGTGCCGGTCGGGGTCAAGACCCTGGGCCGTATCATGGACGTGCTGGGTAACCCGATTGACGAAGCTGGCCCGATTGGCGAAGAAGAGCGCTGGGGTATCCACCGCGCCGCTCCGAGCTACGACGAGCAAGCTGGCTCCAACGAGCTGCTGGAAACCGGCATCAAGGTTATCGACCTGGTTTGCCCGTTTGCCAAGGGCGGTAAGGTTGGTCTGTTCGGTGGTGCCGGTGTAGGCAAGACCGTAAACATGATGGAGCTGATCCGTAACATCGCGATCGAGCACAGCGGTTACTCTGTATTCGCCGGTGTTGGTGAGCGTACTCGTGAAGGTAACGACTTCTATCACGAGATGAAGGACTCCAACGTACTGGACAAGGTAGCCCTGGTATACGGCCAGATGAACGAGCCGCCGGGTAACCGTCTGCGCGTTGCACTGACCGGCCTGACCATGGCCGAGAAGTTCCGTGACGAAGGTCGTGACGTTCTGCTGTTCATCGACAACATCTACCGTTACACCCTGGCCGGTACCGAAGTATCCGCACTGCTGGGTCGTATGCCGTCTGCGGTAGGTTACCAGCCGACTCTGGCTGAAGAGATGGGCGTTCTGCAGGAGCGTATTACCTCCACCAAGACCGGTTCCATCACCTCCATTCAGGCTGTATACGTTCCCGCGGACGACCTGACTGACCCGTCTCCGGCAACTACCTTCGCGCACCTTGATGCGACTGTAGTATTGTCCCGTGACATCGCGTCTTTGGGTATCTACCCGGCTGTAGACCCGCTGGATTCCACCTCTCGTCAGCTGGATCCGCTGGTTATCGGTCAAGAGCACTACGACGTAGCTCGTGGCGTTCAGTATGTTCTGCAGCGCTACAAGGAGCTGAAGGACATCATCGCGATTCTGGGTATGGACGAGCTGTCTGAAGAAGACAAGCAACTGGTAGCCCGTGCTCGTAAGATCCAGCGCTTCCTGTCCCAGCCGTTCTTCGTTGCTGAAGTATTTACCGGTGCACCCGGCAAGTACGTCCCGCTGAAAGAAACCATTCGTGCCTTCGGCGGCATCCTCAAGGGTGAGTTCGACCACCTGCCTGAGCAGGCCTTCTACATGGTTGGTACCATCGACGAAGCGATCGAGAAAGCGAAGAAACTGTAA
- a CDS encoding F0F1 ATP synthase subunit epsilon, with protein MAMTVHCDIVSAEEELFSGLVERVIAHGNLGDLGIMPGHAPLLTDLKPGPVRVIKQDGSEEVFYISGGFLEVQPKVVKVLADTAIRAGDIDEAAALEAKKAAELALSEKGAEFDYGSASARLAEAAAQLRTVQELRKKYGGPALNNR; from the coding sequence ATGGCTATGACAGTGCACTGCGATATCGTAAGCGCGGAAGAAGAGCTGTTCTCAGGTCTGGTTGAACGCGTCATTGCACACGGCAACCTAGGTGATCTGGGCATCATGCCCGGTCACGCGCCGCTGCTGACCGACCTCAAGCCGGGCCCGGTTCGGGTGATCAAGCAGGATGGCAGCGAAGAGGTGTTCTACATCTCTGGCGGCTTCCTGGAAGTTCAGCCGAAAGTGGTCAAGGTGCTCGCTGACACGGCTATCCGTGCTGGTGACATCGACGAGGCAGCCGCTCTGGAAGCAAAGAAAGCCGCAGAACTCGCCCTCAGCGAGAAAGGTGCAGAATTCGACTACGGTTCGGCTTCTGCCCGTCTTGCCGAGGCCGCGGCCCAATTGCGGACCGTGCAGGAACTGCGCAAGAAGTACGGCGGACCGGCGCTTAATAACCGGTAA
- the glmU gene encoding bifunctional UDP-N-acetylglucosamine diphosphorylase/glucosamine-1-phosphate N-acetyltransferase GlmU, producing MNLHVVILAAGQGTRMRSKLPKVLHPVAGKPMLGHVIDCARSLSPTRIHVVIGHGAELVREQLAAEDIHWVLQTEQLGTGHAVAQALPGTEGADQVLVLYGDVPLLRVDTLQQLSNQAGAQALGMLTVTLADPTGYGRILRNAAGEVQAIVEQKDANAEQLRIREGNTGIMALPGKHAARWLGSLSNQNAQGEYYLTDVVAMAVSEQVPVEVAHAVDEYEVLGANNRVQLAVLETEYRRRQAERLMTEGVSLADPARIDVRGDVRVGRDISIDVNVVLEGHVVIEDDVIIESNCVLRDCHIGAGSHIKAFSHIDDAELAEGCDVGPYARLRPGTRLQAGAKIGNFVETKKVEIGAGSKVNHLSYIGDAVVGPDVNIGAGTITCNYDGVNKHRTTIEAGAFIGTNTALVAPVTVGAGATTAAGSTITTDVPADSLAVSRARQRNIQGWKRPVKS from the coding sequence ATGAATCTGCACGTTGTCATCCTTGCTGCCGGTCAAGGCACCCGCATGCGCTCCAAGCTGCCCAAAGTCCTTCACCCGGTGGCCGGCAAGCCGATGCTGGGGCATGTGATTGACTGTGCTCGCAGCCTGTCGCCAACGCGGATTCATGTGGTGATCGGCCATGGCGCTGAGCTGGTGCGTGAACAGTTGGCTGCCGAGGATATCCACTGGGTTTTGCAAACCGAACAGCTGGGCACTGGTCACGCGGTGGCGCAGGCGTTGCCGGGCACTGAGGGGGCTGATCAGGTTCTGGTGTTGTATGGCGATGTGCCCTTGCTGCGCGTTGACACCCTGCAGCAGCTGAGCAACCAGGCAGGCGCCCAGGCGCTGGGCATGCTGACGGTGACCCTGGCTGATCCGACGGGCTATGGACGCATCCTGCGTAACGCCGCTGGCGAGGTGCAGGCGATTGTCGAGCAGAAGGATGCCAACGCCGAGCAACTGCGTATTCGTGAAGGCAACACCGGCATCATGGCCTTGCCGGGCAAGCATGCCGCCCGCTGGCTGGGCAGCCTGTCCAACCAGAATGCCCAGGGTGAATACTATTTGACCGATGTGGTGGCCATGGCGGTGTCTGAGCAGGTTCCGGTCGAGGTGGCGCACGCGGTAGACGAGTACGAGGTGCTGGGCGCTAACAACCGGGTGCAGCTGGCGGTTCTTGAGACCGAGTACCGTCGTCGTCAGGCCGAGCGCCTGATGACCGAGGGCGTCAGCCTGGCCGACCCGGCGCGCATTGATGTGCGTGGCGACGTCCGCGTGGGGCGCGATATCAGTATCGACGTTAACGTGGTACTGGAAGGGCATGTGGTGATCGAGGACGATGTGATCATCGAGTCCAACTGTGTGCTGCGTGATTGCCATATTGGCGCCGGCAGCCACATCAAGGCGTTCAGTCATATCGACGACGCCGAGCTGGCCGAAGGCTGCGACGTGGGGCCCTACGCGCGCCTGCGTCCCGGTACCCGGCTGCAGGCCGGTGCCAAGATCGGTAACTTTGTGGAAACCAAGAAGGTCGAGATCGGCGCGGGTTCCAAGGTCAATCATTTGTCCTATATCGGCGACGCGGTGGTGGGGCCTGATGTGAACATCGGCGCCGGAACCATTACCTGCAACTACGACGGTGTAAACAAGCATCGCACTACCATCGAGGCGGGCGCCTTTATCGGCACCAACACTGCCTTGGTGGCGCCGGTTACGGTGGGCGCGGGTGCTACCACCGCCGCTGGCTCGACCATCACCACTGACGTTCCGGCCGATAGCCTGGCGGTGAGCCGCGCACGTCAACGCAACATTCAAGGCTGGAAGCGGCCGGTCAAGAGCTAG
- the cfaB gene encoding C17 cyclopropane fatty acid synthase CfaB, whose protein sequence is MLSQLAGAFANLDLPLRVTLPDGESVDLGRAPRVVLHIRDPSLLAALQSPSLDTLGEAYIEERLDLEGSMHDAIAVADRLSRALGGGAETLAAPREPHDRQTDAAAVAYHYDLSNSFYALWLDPEMVYSCGYFRHAEDSLARAQVQKLDHLCRKLRLHRGDRLLDVGCGWGGLARHAAREYGAQVHGITLSEQQLQLARQRVTAQGLAARVTLELRDYRDLTGSENYDKIVSVGMFEHVGHANLDSYFGMLAQQLRPGGLVLNHGITARHLDGRPVGRGAGRFIGSHVFPHGELPHLAMAIASMSEQGLEVVDVEGLRPHYARTLALWSRNLDEHLEQARAMVGERSLRIWRLYLAGCAYGFTRHWMNIHQILAVKPRDDGSHNLPLTRADLYS, encoded by the coding sequence ATGCTGTCACAGCTGGCCGGCGCTTTTGCCAACCTGGACTTGCCGTTGCGCGTCACCCTGCCCGACGGTGAATCGGTCGATCTGGGGCGCGCGCCCAGGGTAGTCCTGCATATTCGTGATCCGTCGCTGCTTGCCGCCCTGCAGTCGCCGAGTCTGGACACATTGGGCGAAGCCTATATTGAAGAGCGGCTGGATCTCGAGGGCTCGATGCACGATGCCATCGCCGTGGCTGACCGCCTGAGTCGGGCACTCGGTGGTGGGGCCGAGACACTGGCCGCGCCGCGTGAGCCGCACGATCGGCAGACCGATGCGGCCGCCGTCGCTTATCACTACGACTTGTCAAACAGCTTCTACGCGCTCTGGCTGGACCCCGAGATGGTCTATTCCTGTGGCTACTTCCGGCACGCGGAGGACTCTCTGGCGCGAGCGCAGGTTCAGAAACTGGATCATCTGTGTCGCAAGCTGCGACTGCACCGCGGCGACCGGCTGCTGGACGTGGGGTGTGGCTGGGGCGGCTTGGCGCGGCACGCGGCGCGCGAGTATGGGGCGCAAGTGCATGGCATTACCTTGAGCGAGCAACAGCTGCAGCTGGCGCGTCAGCGGGTAACTGCCCAGGGGCTGGCTGCCCGGGTGACGCTGGAGCTGCGCGACTACCGTGACCTGACGGGATCGGAAAACTACGACAAGATTGTCAGTGTCGGGATGTTTGAGCATGTCGGCCACGCCAACTTGGACAGCTATTTCGGCATGCTGGCGCAGCAGTTGCGCCCAGGCGGCCTGGTGCTCAACCATGGTATTACCGCGCGGCATCTGGATGGGCGCCCGGTGGGGCGCGGGGCTGGCCGCTTTATCGGGAGCCATGTGTTTCCCCATGGCGAGCTGCCGCACCTGGCGATGGCCATAGCCAGCATGAGCGAGCAGGGGCTGGAGGTTGTCGACGTGGAGGGGCTGCGACCGCATTACGCGCGAACCCTGGCACTGTGGAGCCGAAATCTGGATGAGCATCTGGAGCAGGCCAGGGCAATGGTCGGGGAGCGCAGTCTGCGCATCTGGCGACTCTATCTGGCAGGCTGCGCGTATGGCTTCACGCGTCATTGGATGAATATCCACCAGATACTCGCGGTCAAGCCACGGGACGATGGAAGCCATAACTTGCCGCTTACCCGCGCGGACCTCTACAGCTGA
- a CDS encoding flagellar brake protein: protein MSLIALTEEDIPIGKPLPWNIVDGDGKVLFAQSKVVENRSLLKQLLKLGLFRSAPQDQGASETAVVSRLEQIQLTPGDLVQLQTMNNTNAERYQVRMIGFHAPVSLLVTAPTVQGKLVFIKEGQQFLVRGFVGKDAVAYKTRVLKSNLSPFPYLHLAYPDSVQSMRIRSSARVSVQLVTAIIRQDGSQGSARMTDISVGGARLVSAKPFANKEEELKLSFRINPSGLDVYLTLDARVRAVTPEEGAEPQVATGVEFIDLSEQDRLYLTNMVYQNLLKDNL, encoded by the coding sequence GTGTCGCTGATAGCACTGACAGAAGAAGACATCCCGATTGGCAAGCCCTTGCCCTGGAATATCGTCGATGGCGACGGCAAGGTACTGTTTGCTCAGTCCAAGGTGGTAGAGAACCGCTCGCTACTCAAGCAATTGCTCAAACTGGGCCTTTTCCGTAGCGCGCCGCAGGACCAGGGCGCCAGCGAAACGGCGGTGGTGTCGCGTTTGGAGCAGATTCAGCTGACGCCGGGTGACCTAGTCCAACTGCAGACCATGAACAACACCAACGCCGAGCGCTATCAGGTTCGCATGATCGGCTTTCACGCGCCGGTCAGCCTGTTGGTAACGGCGCCGACCGTGCAGGGCAAGCTGGTGTTTATCAAGGAGGGTCAGCAGTTCCTGGTGCGCGGTTTTGTCGGCAAGGATGCGGTGGCCTATAAGACGCGGGTACTCAAGTCCAACCTGTCGCCCTTTCCCTATCTGCACCTCGCTTATCCGGACAGTGTGCAATCCATGCGCATTCGCAGCTCGGCGCGGGTGTCAGTGCAACTGGTGACCGCAATCATTCGTCAGGACGGCTCCCAGGGCTCAGCGCGCATGACCGATATCAGTGTCGGTGGCGCACGTCTGGTATCGGCCAAGCCCTTTGCCAACAAGGAAGAAGAGCTGAAGCTGTCCTTCCGCATCAACCCCTCCGGGCTGGATGTCTACCTGACGCTGGACGCTCGCGTGCGCGCGGTTACGCCGGAGGAGGGGGCAGAGCCGCAGGTGGCCACTGGCGTGGAGTTTATCGACCTGAGTGAGCAAGACCGCCTGTACCTGACCAACATGGTCTATCAGAACCTGCTGAAAGATAACCTGTGA
- a CDS encoding DUF192 domain-containing protein: MKALLPIVLALLASTSAQADSRTLILGSEAFELTYVADPDSRRQGLMGVTELPFGSGMLFDFPAGTRPAIWMRNMQISLDLVFVDNRGQIRQVFADVPPCAELPCALYQADAPLRWVIELPAGSVARLGLSVGATLDVSGLPATPPAL; the protein is encoded by the coding sequence GTGAAAGCGCTTTTACCGATAGTTCTGGCGTTGCTGGCCAGCACCAGCGCGCAGGCCGACAGCCGTACTCTGATATTGGGTAGCGAAGCCTTTGAACTGACCTACGTAGCGGACCCTGATAGCCGCCGTCAGGGCCTGATGGGGGTCACAGAGCTGCCCTTTGGCAGCGGCATGCTGTTTGATTTTCCCGCAGGTACACGACCCGCAATCTGGATGCGCAATATGCAGATCAGTCTGGATCTGGTGTTTGTGGATAACCGTGGGCAGATTCGCCAGGTGTTCGCCGATGTACCGCCTTGTGCCGAGTTACCCTGTGCGCTCTATCAGGCCGACGCGCCGCTTCGCTGGGTGATCGAGCTGCCCGCCGGCAGTGTTGCCCGTCTGGGTTTGAGCGTGGGCGCCACGCTGGATGTGTCAGGACTGCCGGCCACGCCCCCAGCGTTATAA